The DNA segment CCGCCCTGCCGGCCGACGCCCCCGCCGCCACCCTCCCCGTCTGAAAAGCCCCGGCCCCACCGCCCGCCACGCCCCGAGGAGCAGCCCGCATGACGACAGCAGCCACCGGCCAGGACTTCAAGGTCGCCGACCTGTCCCTCGCCGCTTTCGGCCGCAAGGAGATCACCCTCGCCGAGCACGAGATGCCCGGTCTGATGGCGATCCGCAAGGAGTACGCCGCCGCCCGGCCGCTGGCCGGTGCCCGCATCACCGGGTCCCTGCACATGACCGTGCAGACCGCCGTGCTGATCGAGACCCTGGCCGCCCTGGGCGCCGAGGTCCGCTGGGCGTCCTGCAACATCTTCTCCACCCAGGACCACGCCGCCGCGGCCATCGCGGTGGGCCCGAACGGCACGCCCGACGCACCGCAGGGCATCCCGGTGTTCGCCTGGAAGGGCGAGTCCCTGGAGGAGTACTGGTGGTGCACGGAGCAGGCGCTGACCTGGCCCAACTCGCCCACCGGCGGCCCGAACATGATCCTCGACGACGGCGGCGACGCCACCCTCCTGGTCCACAAGGGCGTCGAGTACGAGAAGGCCGGCAAGGTCCCGGCGGTGGAGACGGCGGAGAGCGATGAGCACCGGGCGATCCTGGAGCTGCTGACCCGTTCGCTGGGCGAGTCGCCGCAGAAGTGGACGGACCTGGCCTCCGAGATCCGTGGTGTGACGGAGGAGACCACCACCGGCGTGCACCGCCTCTACGAGATGCACCGTGACGGGGACCTGCTGTTCCCGGCGATCAACGTGAACGACGCGGTGACGAAGTCGAAGTTCGACAACAAGTACGGCTGCCGCCACTCGCTGATCGACGGCATCAACCGTGCCACCGACGTCCTGATCGGCGGCAAGACCGCCGTGGTCTGCGGTTACGGCGACGTCGGCAAGGGCTGCGCGGAGTCGCTGCGCGGCCAGGGCGCCCGCGTGATCATCACCGAGATCGACCCGATCTGTGCGCTGCAGGCGGCGATGGACGGCTACCAGGTGACCACCCTGGAGGAGGTCGTCGAGACGGCGGACATCTTCGTCACGACGACGGGCAACAAGGACATCATCATGGCCTCCGACATGGCCCGGATGAAGCACCAGGCGATCGTCGGCAACATCGGTCACTTCGACAACGAGATCGACATGGCCGGACTGGCGAAGCTCGACGGCATCGTCAAGGACGAGGTCAAGCCGCAGGTGCACACCTGGACGCACCCGGACGGCAAGGTGCTGATCGTGCTGTCCGAGGGCCGTCTGCTGAACCTGGGCAACGCCACCGGCCACCCCAGCTTCGTGATGTCGAACTCGTTCGCGGACCAGACGCTGGCCCAGATCGAGCTGTTCACCAAGCCCGAGGAGTACCCCACCGACGTCTACGTGCTGCCCAAGCACCTCGACGAGAAGGTCGCCCGCCTCCACCTCGACTCCCTCGGCGTCAAACTCACCGAGCTGCGCCCGGAGCAGGCCGCCTACATCGGCGTCCAGGTCGAGGGCCCGTACAAGCCCGACCACTACCGCTACTGACCGCCCCGGAACCGCCGACACCTGGAGTGCGCATGTCCCGCCGCCTGTTCACCTCGGAGTCCGTGACCGAGGGCCACCCAGACAAGATCGCCGACCAGATCAGCGACACCGTCCTCGACGCCCTGCTGGCCGCCGACCCCGCGTCCCGGGTCGCCGTCGAGACCCTGATCACCACCGGGCAGGTGCATCTCGCCGGTGAGGTCACCACCACCGCCGCCGCACCGATCGCCGCCCTCGTCCGCGAGAAGATCCTCGACATCGGCTACGACTCGTCCAAGAAGGGCTTCGACGGCGCCTCCTGCGGCATCTCCGTCTCCCTCGGCGCCCAGTCGCCCGACATCGCGCAGGGGGTGGACACCGCCTACGAGAAGCGCGCGGCCCCCGCCGGCTCCGGCGCGGAGACCGATGACCTCGACGCCCAGGGCGCCGGCGACCAGGGCCTGATGTTCGGCTACGCCTGCGACGACACCCCCGAGTTGATGCCGCTGCCGATACAGCTGGCCCACCGGCTCTCCCAGCGGCTGACGGAGGTCCGCAAGAACGGCACCGTTCCTTACCTGCGCCCGGACGGCAAGACGCAGGTCACCATCGAGTACCTGGGCAGCCAGCCGACCCGCCTGGACACCGTTGTCGTCTCGTCCCAGCACGCCTCCGACATCGACCTGGACACCCTGCTGGCCCCCGACATCCGCGAGTTCGTCGTCGAGCACGTCCTCGGGCAACTGGCCGACGACGGCATCAAACTCGACACCGACGGCTACCGGCTGCTGGTCAACCCGACCGGCCGCTTCGAGGTCGGCGGCCCGATGGGCGACGCCGGCCTCACCGGCCGCAAGATCATCATCGATACGTACGGCGGCATGGCCCGGCACGGTGGCGGCGCCTTCTCCGGCAAGGACCCCTCCAAGGTCGACCGCTCCGCCGCCTATGCGATGCGCTGGGTGGCGAAGAACGTGGTCGCGGCCGGGCTGGCCCGGCGCTGCGAGGTCCAGGTGGCCTACGCCATCGGAAAGGCGCAGCCCGTCGGCCTGTTCATCGAGACCTTCGGTACCGCCGTGGTGGCCACCGAACGGATCGAGAAGGCCGTGACCGAGGTCTTCGACCTGCGTCCCGCCTCCCTCATCCGCGACCTCGACCTGCTCCGCCCCATCTACGCCAAGACCGCCGCGTACGGCCACTTCGGCCGGGAGCTGCCGGAGTTCACCTGGGAGCGCACCGACCGGGTGGACGCCCTGCGCAAGGCCGCAGGAGTCTGAGATGCGCCTCGCCATCGGCGGCTACCCCGCCGCCCTCCCCACGGTCTGCGGACCCACCGCCGCCCGGCCGGCGGCCCCCTGGCCGGGAGCACTCTCATGAGCGCCCGCGCGACCTCGCTGCGTGAGGCATGGGCCTCGCGGGTGGTGGTCGCCGATGGTGCGATGGGCACCATGCTGCAGGCGCAGGATCCGTCCATGGAGGACTTCCAGCAG comes from the Streptomyces angustmyceticus genome and includes:
- the metK gene encoding methionine adenosyltransferase; this translates as MSRRLFTSESVTEGHPDKIADQISDTVLDALLAADPASRVAVETLITTGQVHLAGEVTTTAAAPIAALVREKILDIGYDSSKKGFDGASCGISVSLGAQSPDIAQGVDTAYEKRAAPAGSGAETDDLDAQGAGDQGLMFGYACDDTPELMPLPIQLAHRLSQRLTEVRKNGTVPYLRPDGKTQVTIEYLGSQPTRLDTVVVSSQHASDIDLDTLLAPDIREFVVEHVLGQLADDGIKLDTDGYRLLVNPTGRFEVGGPMGDAGLTGRKIIIDTYGGMARHGGGAFSGKDPSKVDRSAAYAMRWVAKNVVAAGLARRCEVQVAYAIGKAQPVGLFIETFGTAVVATERIEKAVTEVFDLRPASLIRDLDLLRPIYAKTAAYGHFGRELPEFTWERTDRVDALRKAAGV
- the ahcY gene encoding adenosylhomocysteinase; the encoded protein is MTTAATGQDFKVADLSLAAFGRKEITLAEHEMPGLMAIRKEYAAARPLAGARITGSLHMTVQTAVLIETLAALGAEVRWASCNIFSTQDHAAAAIAVGPNGTPDAPQGIPVFAWKGESLEEYWWCTEQALTWPNSPTGGPNMILDDGGDATLLVHKGVEYEKAGKVPAVETAESDEHRAILELLTRSLGESPQKWTDLASEIRGVTEETTTGVHRLYEMHRDGDLLFPAINVNDAVTKSKFDNKYGCRHSLIDGINRATDVLIGGKTAVVCGYGDVGKGCAESLRGQGARVIITEIDPICALQAAMDGYQVTTLEEVVETADIFVTTTGNKDIIMASDMARMKHQAIVGNIGHFDNEIDMAGLAKLDGIVKDEVKPQVHTWTHPDGKVLIVLSEGRLLNLGNATGHPSFVMSNSFADQTLAQIELFTKPEEYPTDVYVLPKHLDEKVARLHLDSLGVKLTELRPEQAAYIGVQVEGPYKPDHYRY